ATTGCTATACTTTCTGGACTTGCCCAAACTGACAGGAAACAGCCATGGCTGGCATCGAAACATTTCAATCCTGCTGTGGCACTGGCCCTTCAACCGCCCCTACCCGCTGGAGGGAGATGTCTGCCTCGATATGTACAGCATTCCACGGTGTCTACTCACCGACAACCGCTCGCGCTTTGACCAGGCGGacgtggtggtttttcatcatTATGAGCTCGAAATGGCCCACCAGAAACTTCCGTTGCACCTGCGGCGCCCGCCGGCTCAGAAGTGGGTTTGGTTGTCGCTAGAATCTCCGGCGATGAAAAATATCAGTGCATACAACCACCTGTTTAACTGGACCATGACCTACCGGCAGGACGCGGATATATTCATGCCTTACGGGAGGATGATTCCTCAAAGGACAAACGAAAGTTTCCTCATTCCAAAGCACCGCTCGTGTCTCGCCAGCTGGGTCGTCAGCAACTACAATAGTCACCACAACAGATCTCGTGTGGTCCTTCAACTGCGTAAGCACATTCGCGTCGAAGTCTATGGCTCGTCTTACAGGAGGCCTTTGGCTAGAGAGCAATTGCTGCCCACCATTGCCCGCTGCCATTTTTACCTGGCCTTTGAGAACGCCATCTCCAAAGACTACATCACAGAGAAGCTGTGGAGGAATGCCTTCCAAGCTGGTGCGGTGCCCGTGGTTTTGGGACCACCTCGGTCTAACTACGAGGCGTTTGTGCCTCGTGATTCTTTCATCCATGTTAATGACTTCAACAGCACTGAAGAGCTGGCCTCCTTCCTCAAGAGGCTGGCTACGGACAAAGCCCAATATGAGTTGTACTTCAAGTGGCACAAAAAGCATGCCATTCACGTGTACTCAGACTGGAGGGAAAGGCTCTGCCACATCTGTAAACGCTATAATGAGCTGCCCTCTTTCAAAGTCTACCATGACCTACAAGGCTGGGCCTGGCAGTGATATGATTGGAATTCAAATCAAATAATCGTGTGTATATGCCACTGTGGTGTTTTTGACATGGAAAACATAAAGAGATTTTGTCATGAGTTTGTCATTTGTCAATTTCGTTTGATTAATGTCTAATGATACTACTAAGACCACAAGTAAAAACCCACAAATCCCATGCACATTACATACTGTAAGTGTTCTGAAGGTTATTACAGAATAGCTTGCTTGAGGTTAACCATGCTTGTTCCCTGGTTAAGAGCCTGTAAAACATTGTTACCACTAAAGCAGATCCTCTCAGTAAATGTTGGACAAGCTGTATTCAAATTTGAATAATAAATACAGATAACATGAAGTAACcattacttttgaaatgtattataGTTATGCGAAGATAAACGCAAGGGAAGTCGCTCCTAAAGCGTTGTTATGGTTAGTCAGTGCAGAAATGAATTGTTGATGAAGAGGTATGGTAAATGTAGACATGAAACCATTatttttaattcattatttaaattaatttgccCATGAGTTAAGGGTTTATCCATGCTAACGCATGGACCAGTAGGCTATGTACTGGGGCATCATGTGGTAAAAAATATCCCTGTTTTGTGCCAGTGTGAAAATGACTGTGATTACTATGTCTAAACACCACCTGTTGAAAACAATGTCTTTGATCACATGACATGTATTTGCAATCTCCATGGCACAGGTAACTGACTACAGGTATGTGACTACATGCAATCTACTTCATGGGGTttgatcaaaaaaaaaaagtacttgcACTCAATCTAGGTAGTTTCTGAAACCTTAAAAATAAATTAGCATGTACCCAttgtaagattcatgatcaagcagctgctgtgaccaccaaaagttggccagcagaatatccaaaatgataatcttatcatggtcacaaagggaaggtccccacactggtattgttcagacacctggggtcaggaagcaaactgaggtgtgagtgactgcaattaatcatagtatgggaatgggggaggccattgagaaccatctcagtcagagaaaccagactatcatacagaacaacaaaaggttgccaggcctgtttgcattacaagcctatctcatttacattagaagcataggaggtgtcttagaacagtatatatggctagaacgTGTTTCGtaactgcactttactggaataaagattgctgcatcagaaacaaagaaacttccttcatttcttacaccATTAAAGGATTACAGacacttctaaaaaaaaaaaaaaaatcaaagattGCATTGATGTGGCCTGATCATATACTAGCACAGTGTTTTTCAACCACTGTGCCTTGTAatgaaaaaacataattttttacATACTGTCActtcattggtgaaaaaaaagagccaacttgtgtgtttgtgccgtcGCGCTGTTGGTGGTATGAAGGCTCACTACTCCCCTCTGCCTGTGGGTGGCGGTACGCAGCGTAATTAATAGGCAGATTTGCTGAGGCGACAATTAAAAAAAGTGAGATTAAGAGATAGGTACACGCATAAAAGTCTAAtggagacatttttgaaaagaaaactaGGTCCTGATCAAGATCCCCCCACACCTGATCCAGATGAGCCCAGTACAAGTGGGTGTCAAAAGAAGGCTAAAACGGTGAGCTCAAGACAGTACAGTGATGAGTATCTGTCATTTGGATTTTCCTTCACTGGGGTTCCCGCCGCACCGAGTAcgttgtgcgttgtgtgtggGGAAAAGCTAGCTAACAGTGCCATGGTCCCAAGCAAGCTTAAACGCCACTTGCAAACTAAACACCCTGCGCTCCAAGACAAGGATCCAAAATATTTTGTTCGTTTGCGTGACAACACTGTGAAACAGGCTactatgtaagggataatgtatagaacgccggtcattatcgggaaaataagccccgacagggcgaaccgcaccccgacgcgaagcggagcagagaaatagttcgccaaagacgttgaacttcaaagacgttgaacattctttagaacacagctgctcaactgtcagctgaaactcaagatcagatcagctgacgtcgctaagcaacggaatacacagaggttgataaattaccggactacttgcggagtgctacgaaagacgtgaatccgaggcaaaaaggccacttcccttgacagcggtcaattatgcatggcaacggtcaaatatggaaaaatagttgaccacagaacgttgggaagccccattcaagtgaatggagcattctacagcattaagaagagccgtgtaataagaTGACAAAGGTCACAAAGGTGTCCGAGAGAGCCCTGGAAGCTAGCTATTTAGTAGCGGAACTTGTAGCTAAGTCAAAAAAGCCACACTGGGGGAATCATTGATATTACCCGCCTGCAAAGCCATTGTCAATGTCATGCTAGGCCCAGATGCAGTGAAGGAGATTGCTAAAGTTCCCCTCTCAGATAACAGCATAGCGAGACGTATTGATGACATGTCTGCTGACATCGAGAGCATTGTTTTAGAGAAGATACGCTGCAGCGGGAAATTTGCTTTGCAACTCGATGAGTCGACAGATATAAGTGGCCATGCCCAACTCCTGGCTAACGTGCGCTTTGTGGATGGAGCTAGCACTTAAGGATGTTCATATACCATGACAGTTgttgttctaattgcatgtctttTGTTCTACAGGTGTGTGGCGGTAATGCAGCCTGTCCAAAATGATCTGTACCTGGGCATAAAGCCTGTGCCATCTTGGCATTAGGATGATGTTAAGTTTAATAAAACATAACAAATAGAACACGCGTTTCCCTGATTTCTTAGAGTATATTATGCTCATGCTGAAACTATGTATGAGTTTGATTTTCATATCATTTCCGGTTGTTGGTGTGCCGTGAGATTTTTTCTGTGTCTTAAGTGTGCCTTGACGCAAAAAAGGTTGAAAAACACTGTACTAGCACATCCTAACACAACAGGCCACAGCACTTGGTGTGGAGACTAAAATACGCTACTTATGCATAATGTATTAATGCTATGACACTGAGATAGTATGATATGATTTTGTGTGAACGCACTAAGGATAGACAATATTGAACACTACCAGAAAAGTATTTCTGATTATATTTTACTATCATTTCGAAAATGTGCaaagtgtgacagtgagtgacaTTTTACAAGTTTTATCCCGAAAACTGACCACAGTATCAAACCTCaaagatcctgagcagcaggatacaacagtAACGCGTAACTGGCTGATGACAAACGCAACACGCATCCCATGTTGTACCCGGGATCcttaaaggccctccttcacagtacaacatgcactgtctgtagctCACAAGTGATAAACACAataacatgactgcccaaccatggaacctgagcagcaggatataacaacaacaacaaagctggcTTCACGAGCATTTCACtagggttttcaagcaggcgcCTTTTTTGAATGAGTGTTTCATTGAACtaggcccacgacacctccagaaccCTAaccccacgacacctccagaaccCTAaccccacgacacctccagaaccCTAaccccacgacacctccagaaccCTAACCCTACGATACCTCCAGAATCCTAatcccacgacacctccagaaccctaacccaaaccccACAACACCCTAaccccacgacacctccagaaggctcaacagtcaTGGCTGGCggcccagacccacccccctcaaTACTCAAGATGGGTTAGGACACGTGCCACTACCTGTGACAACAACACCTCAGGATTTCACATAACTCGGTGTTAGTTCAGGTTAGTTCATGAGCCCAAGTAGTCTGCGAGCACCTCAGTCACAACTACTGGCTCGCCTTTTTACAAGCCTCCGAGTGACTGGGTCGAGTGACTGTCctcaaaaccaaaatccaataGGAGTGTtatggttgatttagctacaaagccacTAACGCCTATCTCCAGtggccttgtgtgtgcttgGCAACCTTGTTGACTTGCTTCCGCTACCAGTTTcacatactttagcttcttcctttcaaatgctgCCTCAATCGCACCTTCAAAGGGAAtcgttaactcaataaagtgaACAATGTGCTCACACTGCAGGATACAACACAATGTCTGGTCTCATACCAAAAATACACTGTGGAACATGAAGTTGTCTaccgacatcagccagcaatctccaatcccaCACAGACTGTTAcaaagtcatctccaggctTAGCCCATTTGAACTCCACCAAGCCGGTCATTGGTAATTCCAAAATTCCATCTTCATAAAAAGCTACAGCAATACAACATGGCCTCCAAAGCCATTTCCTAACTCCCTTATTTATGACTCTTATATGTCTCCACCTCTGAAACAGCAGGTTCATTCACAGTCAAAGGCCACCTTACACATGGGAGAAGCCCAGACCGCAAGCACCGCAGTTTCAGTTTACCAGGCAAGAAGGTAGTGAATTATCTAAGCTCTGAAACCTGTGACTCAACATGGAATTGTACCACCTGCCTATACTCACAGGTTTTTCTTCGATGGAGggaatcacctcaccatcaatataaaaccTCTCTTCCACCAGTTTTCCCTTACTAATAGAAACAGTTCTAAGTTTGCTAGGTTTCACATTCTTTCTTGCCCATTTCAGACTGTCATTTAACTTGGTTAACAGCTGATGGGTACACAGCAATATGTCATCCATCCAAGCTCTGATGGGAGGTAACTGGGTGCCATCCTGCAGCCTTTgaccaccaacaacccatttaGATTCCTTTGTAATGACctccgttgccatggtgaaagcAACAGTGAAATGGTACACCCAGCCGTGATACCAATCTGCAAAGGTCGACAGGATGTGATGAGGTTACTTGTGTTAAAGCACAACTGAATATTCTCAGAATATGCCCTGACTAACTGAAATTTTTTTAGGGACATGAAAGTAGTCGAATGCCTTCAAAAAACAGTCAGCCTCGCGAAGGCATTTGCGAGATCCAAAAATACCACACGGGAGGTGTAATATCCTGTGTTCTTCAGTGCTCAACCTGCCACTGGACTTCATCCAAATGACTTGAGCTACTTCTTAACGAGTAGTGCTCAATGCGTGGGCCCTGTACTCCTTCATCCAGGCATCTCTTCCTTTCAGTGAAGTTTCCTTCCTCCATCCACATATACAAACCTGAAGTACTTTCCCCTCATTCCCCAAACTGGCCGTATCCGTGTTCACCCCCTTTCTCATAGTTGAAGCCACGCTTAAAGTCCAAAGCCATGTGGTCTGCCTGTGAGTCATCTTCCACCCTGCTCTCAGTGACTCTAGGGCTATTCTTTTGGTTTGTTCTTCTGTAGCTTACTTGGGAGCATCTACTTGGCTGTCTCTGCCACAGCTGCTTCTGCTAGGGGTTGCTAGTTTAAGGCAGCCTCATTGGGGTTCATTCCCTCCTGCCAGCCATTCTTTCCGAGGCGTCACACggtcttttattattattaataataatagtattattattattaataataataataataataataataataataataataataatacaaaatcacATGGTCTTTTAATTGTTGTCAGATGCCTTATTCACAGCACTCACTAGACAGGTCATTTTAgctatacacaggaaaagattaTTGGTTGCACACTGAGTTTCCTTTGCCATCCAGGAGAACAGGAAATATGCAATGTGCTATGGCAACTTCTGTCTTTACAGTTTGGTGCAGAGGATTAACTTCGCAGAAGGGCCCTTAGAGGTTGGTGATGTATGCATGATATACACAGCCTCTGCCAGTGTTCATGATGCCCACCACCTCAAGTATGTCGTGAAATATGAATACAATCCTTCATAGTTAGTGTTCATAATCATAattagaaatatatatatatatataaatatattgtaaCTTCCTGTGTTACTCTCACTACGTACTTTAGTTTCAACCACGGAGGCTTCATGTGGGTGCCGTAAAGCTCACAGGAAGCTGTCTCTGTGCCATGTCTTGAAATGGATCATCAAAGGCTATTTTGTCTCTCCTCATCACATCCAAACACATCCTTTGGTGCGATAAAGAATATGCTCTTATAGCTTGCTTTTGACTCCGGTGAATGTACAAAATCTCATTTTGATCCGAGCACCCTATCCAAAAATGCTTTGCTTAGAATTGTGCATCCAGCAGATGGCAGCTGttatttgtgtttggtgaaaCAAAACTATCTAGGATAACAGTAATTCTAAACATTGAACAAACAAGTGGTTTGGATCTCTAAAACAACTACGCTCACTCAAACAAAAAATATGTCCCAAAATCAGCAACATGAAATGGTTGCCACGTAAAATCGACTCATAAATTCCACTTGACAGAcatcacatgaaaaaaaaaaatgaagataatataaatatttattcatatttttcatCAAATAATATCCAATCTTTACATGCACGTGAAAGTATCCATCCGTGTCATAGGAAATTGAACTGCACATCCCATTCAATTAGAGTTGAGAGGAGTTTTTCTAATGACCAATGCACTGGGGTCATGGGATAGCATATGATTGTAAATACTCCACTTGGGTGACGCACTCCCAAAACAGAGTATCTGGACAGAGGCACCGTGTTTGCGTTCTTGACAGCAAAAGGGTTAGAAAAGCTGGAGCAGTGTCCCGACACGCAGTCAGTAAGTTCATTACCTGTCGAGGAGTTTGGGGCTGGTAGCCCGGCCACTCTGCTCCCCTAAAAGGGTCACAAGGCTCCCTCCTTCCTGCAGTAGCCTTTTGTCTAGTATTCAGAAGCCTCTAATGTCAAAAGAACTGAAACGGTTTAGGTGGTCCTCTGACATTTCTGTTGAACACTTCTTGATATTTATCATCACTCGGAAAGTCTTGACATCTTATCTTCCACTATCTGCCCGACCCCACTGTGTTCTGGGCACCCTCATGGCTTCTCTGACTGATGATAGACCGGGCCACGTTGCTGGTTGATATTATTGAGTAACACATTTTACGCAataaaaaatgcattcaattgcTAATACTAGATGACATGAATGTCACTCTGTTGGCATCGGGTGACACTGAAGCCCATAATGTTGCCCAGTACTACCATCAGCCTCTGACTTGATCAAGTacattttgtttaaaataaataaataaataaaaagaattgTGGTAGTCACTCAAAGCATTCAGTGTCTGTCAGATTCCTATATCTGAATGTTTCTACCTCTCTAGCGAACGTCAGTATGAGAGATGGCTGGGGAAggcagcagtgttttttttttttcattttgtctacattaaaaaaaaaaaatcacaatgtaCCCAGGGGCTAATgtttaaagcatcaatctgatggTAGACAACAATGGCACTGAATCGTCCCGATGCCACTGTGGCTcaagaaaaataacaaaaataccCCTCGAGTCCGAAACACTCTACTTAACCGTGCCTTCTGAATCACACTGGGGGAAGAAAATGAATTCTTTGCCAATCTGAATCACTTTTAAGTGTGCATACTAATGTCCACGTCAGAGCGCACTGAAAGAAAAAGTAAGGAAAGTAAGCTACTGTCGGCAGACTTCCTGAGAGACAGTGGCAACAGGCTTCATCCTTAGACAGAcatcacagaaaaacaaaaaaagtcttTCATTTTGGTAACAACAATCAAAGATACAGGATAGATATGCCTGTGCAAATACATTTATCAAcgatgtctctttctctgtacagTATAGAGGATATTTACAGAACATCACAAACTCTGGAAACAAGCTATACTTAGTGTGATAACATAGACAGtggttgtaagtgtgtgtgtgtgtgtgtgtgtgtgtgagacattgtTCCACTGTAGACCTAGAAAAAAGATTCCCGGGAGTACCATTCAAAGATATGGAATCCTCCATGAAACATCTCATATATGCAAAGTTTCATACACAGTCAGGTGCAAAACCATTAATGCATATAGACTTCTGCAGTCATAACACAGCTTTTGTCAAGTCATGCATAGAGGTACCATACTGACTATACAATGGCTACATAATATAATTTAGGGTTTGCTTTTATATGCACATTTATGAAAACGATATTAAGATCACAAGTGATGCTTccttactttaaaaaaataccATCACCAAACTACATTTGgttgaaagaaaatgaaaataaatgcagATCAGTTTAGCTAGTCGCTATGTCTGTACAATGATCCTatgggtgacagtggtacagtggtagagaagtcgtttagtaatcagaaggttgctagttcgattccctgtcgaagcgtccttgagcaagacactgaacccctaattgctcctgatgtgcagtgtgccatcagttaaaatgtaaaatgtgtatacattgtaagtcgcacatatgtaagtcgctttggataaaagcgtctgctaaatgactaaatgtaaatgtaaatgggttCTGACTGGCGATAACACTAAGAGTGTGCCCAGCGTCCCTCCCCCCGGGTTTGATATTGGCTGGTTTGATATGTTTTCAGAGTCAAGTACTTACAACAAACCCAACGAGCAGCGGATTACTGGAGCGGTTCTGGCACGCAGCTCGGGCACCTCAGGTGGATCCGTGGCAGAACCAGAACCGGCCACGGACTCGGGAAGGAAACTCTGATGAGGGGAGTGTCTCATTCTATTCTTCAGGCgaaaaaaaaggcaaagagACTGGGCCGAAGGATGACCTGAAGTCTGACCACCGTGAGCTTAAGGTTTTCCTCTCCTGATTGAATGCACTTCTCATTGTTCAAGTTtacaggctgggggggggggggggggggtgagcgaGTGTGGCCTGCAATGTTGGATTGAAcacggaaaaaaagaaaagaaaaagaaatcgaCAGTAGCCGAAGTGAGGACTATGTAATATATGCCATAGAATGAGTATATGATGTCCCACCTTACCTAATATTAGCCAGCGTAAGGACGTCAGGACGCGAGACCATGAGTCAGTGGTGGTAGTAGTTTCTGAGAGTCCCCATAGGAGACTTAATGGATGCTCCATATGGCCATGCTGACTATACCACTAGAACTGCGTGATGAGGATCAAAAAGTTAGCTGTGAGATGCTAATGCAGACACCAGGACACAAAAGAAAGCAGATATGTCCACAATTAAGCAGGTCAATTGTTTCCATCGCCCCccgcacgtgtgtctgtgtatgtgtgtgtttagtgagaCAGAAATGGAGTCGTTGAACAAGTGACAAGTCGATAAATGAAGTACTAAACCAGTAAGCTACGAGGGAGGTCAAGAAAGGTGAAACCTTAAGAGATAGAGAAGATAAACAAGGACATTTGAGATGAAGAGGCCGGTGAAACAACACTGAGGCAGTCAACAACAACACTGAGGCAGTCAACAACAACACTGTGGCAGTCAACAGAGTCTTTGCCGTGTGCTGTGCTCACGTTCCGCTCCTACATTCTCTTCCTCCACGTTCCACATCCATTCTCGCCCTCTTGTCATTCAAGTCCACTCCTCCCATTTGCTGCCTCTGAGTTCtgtccatcttcctcttcctctccgaaCGCACAGGTCAGCAGCGCTTACGGTGGGATGGTGATGTCACACAGACGAGGGCAATGTTACATAAGAgagtgcaagcgtgtgtgtgtgcgtttgtgtgtgtgtgtgtgtgtgtgtgtgtgtgtgtgtgtgtgcgaaacaTAAAGCGATGATTGGTAATGCAAACATTATTTTGGTGATGATTGGTAATGCACAATTGTCCGTGATCACTTGTGGCCTCGGTGAGCGTGGAGGTGCAGGGTGGAGTCGTCGAACAGCGGGTTCctcacctccatctctcccgtCTGTAAAGAGAGCAGACACCATCTCCATCAGAGGAGCAGCTCCACCTCACAGCTACAGCAGCTTTCAGTCTTAGAATGGCTCTGTGGCCACAGAGGCCAGCGGTCACACACAGTCGAGGGAACGGTCAGGTATTTAGCTAACCGCTAACCCGGATCATCCGCTTACAGGCTGGCGACGCTAACCACTGTTCCACCACACTCcagtattattatattatattatattattatacaaTATTATGCATGCTGGCACTAATTCACGGGCACATTCCTTCACACATCTActaccctctctccatcctactGTCTGTTTCTCCGTCCATTGtctatctgtatctctgtgtgtagggGGTTGGAACTGTAGGACGACCATTTACTCACCCATCACACTAAACTGTCTAAGGAGTTCAGatcaagaaaaaaatgaatacacatgtacacaagggccacatataaacacacacacacacacacacacacacagatattaaaaCTCACTGGAGCCAGTCCTGGGCACTCATAGACTGTGAAATCTCCATCTTCATTCTCTTCATCTGAAGTGGCTCCTGACTCTGTCATCTTGGCCTCGTCCCTGTGTCTaagcacaacaaaacacaggagAGCCAATGAggagatataaacacacacacacacacacacacacacacacacacacacacacacacacacacaaccttgaaCAATGGCATGCTGATAAATACAAATCAATAGACATGATATGACACTAGCTGTAACTACCATTAGTATTTTTTACCGTTTGAATTAGTAAGTGTTGTTTAGTGCTCTGGGAGGTCTAATAGGAGACTGCTGGTATAAGGCTAGTcgagtcatgcacacacacgcacacacacacacacacacacacacactagtgctctGGGAGGTCTAATAGGAGACTGCTGGTATAAGGCTAGTcgagtcatgcacacacacacacacacacccacacacacacacacacacacacacacacacacacactagtgctctGGGAGGTCTAATATGAGACTGCTAGTATAAGGCTAGTCTATCACTAGGGTTACACATTGCAATGTGCACTGGATGAGTTCTCTGTTGACTTACTTCAGGGACAACATCTGCTGCTTCTGATGCTGATAGTGGTACATCTGGGCACTGTGAGCCAGCTTCTTATCcccagactgacagacacaagggagacagagagaccgagagatgAACATGCAGGCGTCCATCTGAATTTACAACtgagcaggggcggactgggggaaaaaagtggctaTCGGCGTTTCTGAAGAGTGCTTACCGAAGTGCTGTCGTGAGAATGGGGCGCCAACACGCCGAAGGCTGGGTAGTCCACCTTCTGAGCCAGACGCAGTCCCCTCCGTAACCTacaggggaagacagagagcaTATTTTTCACTGCCAGCATTTccatatacatttacaatttttttttttttttaaaccctaaatgtaaatgtactaaaATGTATACACGAAAATAAAGGTCTACGTTTTGGAAAGCTTGGTAAAAAAATTGTGGAGCCTAACTGCAGCTAAACTGAGAAGGAGAAAAACTAAATTTGTTTGCGCCACACATACAGGGGGGCACACCTTCATGGTGTACTATACATTAAAGTGGATAGCAATCGGAATAGCGATAGCAATACATTCATATCCCCCTACACACATCATAcgcacatgcatgtacacacttaCCTGACCGAGAAAGTGGCTGCCAAGATCAGGACCACTGCTGCTAccatgagacacacaccagtcatgACTGCATGGAGGGAAAAGGCAAGACAACATTAAGATAagatggggcgacagtggtacgggggtagagaagtcgtttagtaatcagaaggttgctagttcgattccctgtcgaagcgtccttgagcaagacactgaacccctaattgctcctgatgtgcagtgtgccatcagtgtaaatgtaaaatgtgtatacagccttgcaagtcgctttggataaaagcgtctgctaaatgactaaatgtaaatgtaaagatggCAGATGGGTGTccatgagtgtttgtgcatgaatgTAACGGCTGaaacagtgcgtgtgtgtgtgtgtgacgacgTGAGTGTaaaacagtgagtgagagagattttcATAGTGTGTTACATAGATGTTCGTTTTAGCtgttgaaagaaaagaaaagaacaaagtGGCGTGCCGACCAACAGAACTGGCGTACTTAGGAACGCGTTGCTCTTGGATGAGTCGGGGACAGCCAGCGGTCCCTTCTGCATAGCCGGAGCTTGTGGCAGGTGCGAGGCCAGTGTGGTTGCCATGGTAGTGATGGGCATCGCCGTGGTGAGGCCGCTGGTTATGGGATGTTCTGCGGTGtccggggtgggggtgggggtggcctCGGTTGTGTGGTGAGTCTTATGGGGAACTGTAATATCCCCATCAGCTGTCAAGGTGACCTGAGAGGAGGAgactggaggggagagagagagagagagagagagagagagagagagagagagagagagggagagggagagagagcgagggagggagagagagagagctcttacTTCCTGAAAAATGATCTTCCACTACCTCTTTTCCACTACCACACCAACTCAAGTACGTGTATTCGTTTTAATCCATGCAACAAAATCATTCACAAAATAAGCAATTATTCCAtccatttttcttttaaatatgaaaacaaaaaggCCATCAGGACTTAACATATACACAATGGGTAACAAAACTAAATCCTAACAGACAGACTCAAATATAGATCATAAACATTcagtccattctctctctctctc
This window of the Clupea harengus unplaced genomic scaffold, Ch_v2.0.2, whole genome shotgun sequence genome carries:
- the LOC122131091 gene encoding alpha-(1,3)-fucosyltransferase 7-like, producing the protein MKLRKACTWLALALLSLMLSTYMVLLYFLDLPKLTGNSHGWHRNISILLWHWPFNRPYPLEGDVCLDMYSIPRCLLTDNRSRFDQADVVVFHHYELEMAHQKLPLHLRRPPAQKWVWLSLESPAMKNISAYNHLFNWTMTYRQDADIFMPYGRMIPQRTNESFLIPKHRSCLASWVVSNYNSHHNRSRVVLQLRKHIRVEVYGSSYRRPLAREQLLPTIARCHFYLAFENAISKDYITEKLWRNAFQAGAVPVVLGPPRSNYEAFVPRDSFIHVNDFNSTEELASFLKRLATDKAQYELYFKWHKKHAIHVYSDWRERLCHICKRYNELPSFKVYHDLQGWAWQ
- the npdc1b gene encoding neural proliferation differentiation and control protein 1, translating into VCLCVPCVSAEGQCPRSLDCAREGRHFCQPGSSRCGPCLAPLTESKRGTCVVRRQQHPRHHLNKAKSLPELDEEIDFLSSVITKQLKSESRHSVSSSQVTLTADGDITVPHKTHHTTEATPTPTPDTAEHPITSGLTTAMPITTMATTLASHLPQAPAMQKGPLAVPDSSKSNAFLIMTGVCLMVAAVVLILAATFSVRLRRGLRLAQKVDYPAFGVLAPHSHDSTSSGDKKLAHSAQMYHYQHQKQQMLSLKHRDEAKMTESGATSDEENEDGDFTVYECPGLAPTGEMEVRNPLFDDSTLHLHAHRGHK